A stretch of the Gammaproteobacteria bacterium genome encodes the following:
- a CDS encoding glutamine amidotransferase, translated as MLTSLFEFLFKYRPVVFQEGDFSLGVAGAVATGAVVASLIAGFALLTYLGVRGKTRPLDRLVLGGLRFAGLAVLAFCMLRPALVVSTVVPQQNFVGVLLDDSRSMEIQDFGGRSRGSFLQETFGTPDSPVLSALSDRFAVRYFRFSSRTDRIEDFSEMSFMGSRTRLGPALERARSELASVPLSGLVLVTDGADNSGEELTEALMPLQAQGIPVYTVGVGEESFQRDIQVSRADPPRTVLTGSSVVVDVVVTHMGYEGETVSLIVEDEGQIVSTEEVELPDEGQPVTVPVRFTASTPGARAYTFRIPVAVDEQVTQNNSQTALVSVEDRREKILYFEGEPRYEVGFLGRAVADDDNLQLVVLQRTAENKFLRLNVDDGEELQGGFPDTRAELYAYRSLILGTVEASFFTGDQLQMIADFVDKRGGSLLALGGRNSFARGGYAGTPVADVLPVVFSDADARPDGYHNFVRIEPTQAGLGVPALQLAGTEEESGARWAELPHLLTYNPLHRIKPGATTLLRGIADDLPEDHVALAFQRYGAGKSLSLAVQDTWIWQMQLPLEDETHETFWRQLLRWLVDGVPDQVTGQVPRDRAEPGESVALTAIVNDSSYLGMSNSVVEATVTTPLGEEVELGMDWAVDSDAGEYEADFTPSEEGLHTLTVRAYDGDDLIGVDEAYFQVAPQRSEYFDAGARTPLLERIADETGGISYTPETVAALPEDIRVTGAGVTLVEEMDLWDMPILLLLLLVLILGEWGYRRVRGLV; from the coding sequence GTGCTGACCAGCCTCTTCGAGTTCCTCTTCAAGTACCGCCCGGTCGTCTTCCAGGAGGGCGACTTCTCCCTGGGGGTGGCGGGTGCCGTCGCGACCGGCGCGGTGGTGGCGAGCCTGATCGCCGGGTTCGCGCTTCTGACCTACCTCGGCGTGCGCGGCAAGACCCGGCCGCTGGACCGGCTGGTGCTCGGGGGTCTCCGCTTCGCGGGACTGGCGGTGCTCGCCTTCTGTATGCTGCGGCCGGCCCTGGTGGTCTCGACGGTGGTGCCCCAGCAGAACTTCGTGGGCGTGCTCCTGGACGACTCGCGCAGCATGGAGATCCAGGACTTCGGCGGCCGCTCCCGCGGGTCCTTCCTGCAGGAGACCTTCGGCACGCCGGATTCGCCGGTTCTTTCCGCCCTGTCCGACCGCTTCGCGGTGCGCTACTTCCGCTTCTCCTCACGCACGGACCGCATCGAGGACTTCTCCGAGATGAGCTTCATGGGAAGCCGCACGCGCCTCGGGCCGGCGCTCGAGCGCGCCCGCTCGGAACTGGCCTCGGTGCCGCTCTCGGGCCTGGTTCTGGTCACCGACGGAGCCGACAACTCGGGCGAGGAGCTCACCGAGGCGCTCATGCCGCTGCAGGCGCAGGGGATTCCGGTCTACACCGTGGGCGTGGGCGAAGAGAGCTTCCAGCGGGACATCCAGGTCAGCCGCGCCGACCCGCCCAGGACCGTGCTCACGGGTTCGTCGGTGGTGGTCGACGTGGTGGTCACCCACATGGGCTACGAGGGCGAGACCGTGTCCCTGATCGTCGAAGACGAGGGGCAGATCGTCAGCACCGAAGAGGTCGAGCTGCCGGACGAAGGGCAGCCGGTCACGGTTCCGGTTCGCTTCACCGCCTCCACGCCGGGCGCGCGCGCCTACACCTTCCGCATTCCCGTGGCCGTGGACGAGCAGGTCACGCAGAACAACAGCCAGACCGCGCTGGTGAGCGTCGAGGACCGGCGCGAGAAGATTCTCTACTTCGAGGGCGAGCCGCGTTACGAAGTGGGCTTCCTGGGGCGGGCGGTGGCGGACGACGACAACCTGCAGCTGGTGGTGCTGCAGCGCACCGCCGAGAACAAGTTCCTGCGCCTGAACGTCGACGACGGAGAAGAGCTGCAGGGCGGATTCCCCGATACCCGGGCGGAGCTGTACGCCTACCGCAGCCTGATTCTGGGGACGGTGGAAGCCAGCTTCTTCACCGGCGACCAGCTGCAGATGATCGCCGACTTCGTCGACAAGCGCGGCGGCAGCCTGCTCGCGCTGGGCGGACGCAACTCCTTCGCCCGCGGCGGCTACGCGGGCACGCCGGTCGCGGATGTGCTGCCGGTGGTGTTTTCCGACGCCGACGCGCGTCCCGACGGCTATCACAACTTCGTCAGGATCGAGCCCACCCAGGCGGGGCTCGGCGTCCCCGCGCTCCAGTTGGCCGGCACCGAGGAGGAATCCGGGGCGCGCTGGGCGGAACTGCCCCACCTGCTCACCTACAATCCGCTGCACCGGATAAAGCCGGGCGCCACGACTCTGCTCCGGGGAATCGCGGATGATCTGCCGGAAGACCATGTGGCGCTCGCCTTCCAGCGCTACGGAGCGGGCAAGAGCCTGAGCCTGGCCGTCCAGGACACCTGGATCTGGCAGATGCAGCTTCCGCTCGAGGACGAAACCCACGAGACCTTCTGGCGGCAGCTGCTGCGCTGGCTGGTGGATGGCGTGCCCGACCAGGTGACCGGCCAAGTGCCGCGGGATCGCGCGGAGCCCGGAGAGAGCGTGGCCCTAACCGCGATCGTGAACGACTCCAGCTATCTCGGTATGAGCAACAGCGTCGTGGAGGCCACCGTGACCACTCCGCTGGGCGAGGAGGTGGAGCTGGGGATGGACTGGGCGGTCGACAGCGACGCCGGCGAGTACGAGGCCGACTTCACGCCTTCGGAGGAGGGGCTCCACACGCTGACCGTGCGCGCCTACGACGGAGACGACCTGATCGGGGTGGACGAGGCGTACTTCCAGGTGGCGCCCCAGCGGAGCGAGTACTTCGACGCGGGGGCGCGCACGCCGCTGCTCGAGCGCATCGCCGACGAGACCGGCGGGATTTCCTACACGCCGGAGACGGTCGCGGCGCTGCCGGAGGACATTCGCGTGACCGGCGCCGGGGTCACGCTGGTGGAGGAGATGGACCTGTGGGACATGCCGATCCTGCTGCTCCTTCTGCTCGTTCTGATCCTGGGCGAGTGGGGCTACCGCCGGGTGCGGGGGCTGGTGTGA
- a CDS encoding MoxR family ATPase, producing the protein MTAGRDQILSELRKVIIGQDEVIEQVLLTLFVGGNSLIVGVPGLAKTLLVHTMAQVLDLNFARIQFTPDLMPSDITGTDIIQEDPKTGRRTMVFAPGPVFTNILLADEINRTPPKTQSALLEAMQEHRVTIQGRTYDLDPPFFVFATQNPIELEGTYPLPEAQLDRFMFHIIMEHLPEDDELEVVRETTSLQDIEFSHAVTGEDLIRFQQLVRKVPVSDAVLRYAVQLGRTSRPSPNGDSPEVIGKWVSFGASVRGAQNLILAGKARALTRGRYHVSFDDIRALSKPVLRHRVLTNFHAESEGITTDEIIDELITQVPTPSSGM; encoded by the coding sequence ATGACCGCCGGCCGCGACCAGATCCTCAGCGAGCTGCGCAAGGTCATCATCGGGCAGGACGAAGTCATCGAGCAGGTCCTGCTCACCCTGTTCGTGGGCGGCAACAGCCTGATCGTGGGGGTGCCCGGGCTGGCGAAGACGCTGCTCGTGCACACCATGGCGCAGGTGCTGGACCTGAACTTCGCGCGCATCCAGTTCACCCCCGACCTGATGCCCTCGGACATCACCGGAACCGACATCATCCAGGAGGACCCCAAGACCGGGAGGCGCACCATGGTGTTCGCTCCCGGCCCCGTGTTCACCAACATCCTGCTCGCCGACGAAATCAACCGGACTCCGCCGAAGACCCAGTCGGCGCTGCTGGAGGCGATGCAGGAACACCGCGTGACCATCCAGGGACGCACCTACGACCTGGATCCGCCCTTCTTCGTCTTCGCCACCCAGAACCCCATCGAGCTGGAGGGGACCTACCCGCTGCCGGAGGCCCAGCTCGACCGCTTCATGTTCCACATCATCATGGAGCACCTGCCGGAGGACGATGAACTGGAGGTCGTGCGCGAGACGACGTCGCTGCAGGACATCGAGTTCTCGCACGCCGTCACCGGCGAGGACCTGATCCGCTTCCAGCAGCTGGTGCGCAAGGTTCCCGTGTCCGACGCGGTGCTGCGCTACGCGGTGCAGCTCGGACGTACCAGCCGCCCCAGCCCGAACGGCGACAGCCCGGAAGTGATCGGCAAGTGGGTCTCCTTCGGCGCCAGCGTGCGCGGCGCGCAGAACCTCATCCTGGCCGGGAAGGCGCGGGCGCTCACCCGCGGACGCTACCACGTGAGCTTCGACGACATCCGCGCCCTGTCGAAGCCGGTGCTCCGGCACCGCGTGCTCACCAACTTCCACGCGGAGTCGGAAGGGATCACCACCGACGAGATCATCGACGAGCTGATCACCCAGGTCCCCACGCCTTCTTCCGGGATGTAG
- a CDS encoding DUF4159 domain-containing protein, whose amino-acid sequence MSRERRWQQMGGGWRRGAIGIALAAGGISAAALLVDEPSLGSTRDVLPTPTGLASDAPASIPGAPPRLPLPEEAQQGRPLPMHEFYFTRAAYSGGGGGFRRWRRQSWATDYPKSDRQFLIVAERLTGLDMFMEEHPRTLTDEHLNRFPFLYALEVGGMSMTPEEATALRDYLLRGGFLVVDDFWGTYEWEIFEYEMQKVLPEYPIVDVPLDHEIFHTFYDIDEIIQVPNVNNGRGGWRTHERDGYEPFVKGIFDEEGRLMVIINWNTDLGDAWEWAEDPYYPLRYSTYAIQMGVNFIIYAMSH is encoded by the coding sequence GTGAGTCGAGAGCGACGCTGGCAGCAGATGGGGGGCGGGTGGAGGCGGGGAGCCATTGGCATCGCGCTCGCCGCAGGGGGCATTTCGGCCGCTGCGTTGCTCGTCGACGAACCCTCGTTGGGGTCCACGAGGGACGTGCTCCCCACCCCGACCGGACTTGCGTCCGACGCACCCGCCTCGATCCCGGGCGCGCCTCCCCGGCTCCCGCTCCCGGAAGAAGCGCAGCAAGGACGCCCCCTGCCCATGCACGAGTTCTACTTCACCCGCGCGGCGTACAGTGGCGGAGGCGGAGGCTTCCGGCGCTGGCGGCGGCAGTCGTGGGCGACGGACTATCCCAAGTCGGACCGCCAGTTCCTGATCGTGGCGGAGCGCCTCACCGGGCTGGACATGTTCATGGAGGAACATCCCCGGACTCTCACCGACGAGCACCTCAACCGCTTCCCCTTCCTCTACGCGCTGGAGGTCGGCGGCATGTCGATGACTCCGGAGGAGGCCACCGCGCTGAGGGACTACCTCCTGCGGGGCGGCTTCCTGGTGGTGGACGACTTCTGGGGCACGTACGAGTGGGAGATCTTCGAATACGAGATGCAGAAGGTCCTCCCCGAATACCCGATCGTCGACGTGCCGCTCGATCACGAGATCTTCCACACCTTCTACGACATCGACGAGATCATCCAGGTACCGAACGTCAACAACGGCAGGGGGGGATGGCGCACCCACGAGCGGGACGGCTACGAACCCTTCGTGAAAGGCATCTTCGACGAAGAGGGCCGGCTGATGGTGATCATCAACTGGAACACCGATCTGGGCGATGCCTGGGAGTGGGCGGAAGACCCCTACTATCCGCTCAGGTACTCGACTTACGCCATCCAGATGGGCGTCAACTTCATCATCTACGCCATGAGCCACTGA
- a CDS encoding SOS response-associated peptidase yields MCGRFTQKASPREVYDLYGLTGPPPSLARDPRYNGAPTQDFAVCRVDDGGSRHIAELRWGLVPSWWKDAGAGPPLINARAETIREKRVFADAFRERRCLVPANGWFEWQGPSQTRQPFYLTLVGGGPISFAGIWERWEARREVVESFAILTTPAATALTDIHHRQPAIVDPEWFAEWLDPSSQAHELLDRLSTPNPGPYQRRPVSARVNSVVNDDPDLLRPVGEQLRLI; encoded by the coding sequence ATGTGTGGACGCTTCACCCAGAAGGCGTCGCCGCGGGAAGTCTACGACCTCTACGGCTTGACCGGACCTCCCCCTTCGCTGGCGCGAGATCCCCGCTACAACGGCGCTCCGACGCAGGATTTCGCGGTCTGCCGTGTCGATGACGGCGGCAGCCGGCACATCGCGGAGCTCCGCTGGGGCCTCGTCCCCTCGTGGTGGAAGGACGCTGGCGCGGGGCCGCCGCTGATCAACGCGCGCGCAGAGACGATTCGCGAGAAGCGGGTGTTCGCGGACGCCTTTCGCGAGCGGCGTTGCCTCGTTCCCGCCAACGGCTGGTTTGAATGGCAGGGGCCGTCGCAGACGAGGCAGCCGTTCTACCTGACGCTGGTCGGCGGAGGGCCCATCTCCTTTGCCGGCATCTGGGAACGCTGGGAGGCGCGGCGGGAAGTCGTCGAGTCCTTCGCGATCCTCACCACGCCGGCGGCGACCGCACTCACGGACATCCACCACCGGCAGCCCGCCATCGTGGATCCGGAGTGGTTCGCAGAGTGGCTTGACCCTTCCAGTCAGGCCCACGAGCTTCTCGATCGACTGAGCACCCCCAATCCCGGGCCGTACCAACGACGGCCCGTCAGCGCGCGAGTGAACAGCGTCGTGAACGACGACCCGGACCTTCTGCGGCCCGTCGGGGAGCAGTTGCGGCTGATCTGA
- a CDS encoding DUF4159 domain-containing protein, with product MVTRALVGMAGLAATAAACLLAAAATGSDIAANEPTPEARPSLATPAAPGSPEAPVQEANIPYDGRFTFVRIRTDVSGGRGMPRSFLPGGRRGWGQPPWAHDYPRAERNLARILTATTLLNTYEGGSNILTFDDPELHSYPLAYVSEPGFWQMDEAEKEGLRSYLLKGGFVIFDDFGGPRDWANFEAQMMRVLPEGVFYDLPDLDPLPTVFDSFFEISDPEALAPPYRGGWPEYHGIFEDNDPAKRLMVVANYNNDLGDYWEFSDSGWLPIDLTNEAYKFGVNYIIYAMTH from the coding sequence ATGGTGACGCGGGCGCTGGTAGGGATGGCGGGGCTCGCAGCAACCGCCGCCGCGTGCTTGCTCGCGGCCGCCGCAACCGGTTCGGACATCGCGGCCAACGAGCCGACCCCGGAAGCTCGCCCGTCCCTCGCGACCCCGGCGGCGCCCGGTTCGCCGGAGGCCCCCGTCCAGGAAGCGAACATCCCCTACGACGGCCGCTTCACCTTCGTGCGCATCCGAACCGACGTCTCCGGGGGGCGGGGGATGCCTCGCAGCTTCCTGCCGGGTGGCCGGCGGGGCTGGGGTCAGCCGCCCTGGGCGCACGACTACCCGAGGGCCGAGCGCAACCTGGCCAGGATCCTGACCGCGACCACCCTCCTGAACACCTACGAGGGCGGCAGCAACATCCTCACCTTCGACGACCCTGAGCTCCACAGCTACCCGCTGGCCTACGTCTCCGAGCCCGGCTTCTGGCAGATGGACGAGGCGGAAAAGGAGGGGCTCAGGAGCTATCTCCTCAAGGGCGGCTTCGTGATCTTCGACGACTTCGGTGGCCCGCGCGACTGGGCCAACTTCGAGGCCCAGATGATGCGGGTGCTTCCCGAAGGGGTGTTTTACGACCTCCCCGATCTGGACCCCCTGCCGACCGTCTTCGACTCGTTCTTCGAGATCTCCGATCCCGAGGCGCTGGCGCCTCCCTACAGAGGCGGCTGGCCAGAGTACCATGGCATCTTCGAAGACAACGATCCCGCGAAGCGGCTGATGGTGGTCGCCAACTACAACAACGACCTGGGAGACTACTGGGAGTTTTCCGACTCCGGATGGCTCCCCATAGATCTGACCAACGAAGCGTACAAGTTCGGTGTCAATTACATCATCTACGCGATGACGCACTGA
- a CDS encoding DUF839 domain-containing protein, translating to MTLGRRTFLSRLASAGGLAACAPSLAGLVACGSERRGEAVDPSSWIIEPYGPLVRSPDCPELEIAEHLHCVRLSSGGVPSPVREGFLVPNAFDGMAAFPMANGNVRLIRNHEMTDPPESARPIGSPAYDDAGSGGTTSLEVRITGEGEGLRAELVDEFASLAGTRVNCAGGPTPWGSWLSCEETTEGRGDGFQRPHGYIFEVPVDATGPVDPVPLTAMGRFVHEAVAVDPETGIVYETEDTWYVPLVPNRPGAGLYRFIPREPGVLAAGGRLQMMAVTGEPGYLTARNQTAGTVLPVHWVDIDDPDPEDAGRDELAVFRQGLAKGGARFARLEGAFHGDGGIYVVSTNGGDATSGQVFHYRPTSADQGELTLVFESPAPEVLDSPDNIVLSPRGGLVMCEDGSGEQHVRALDREGRIVNLARAPLGPEGGTAGEFAGSCFSPDGRVLFFNQQGGRRAGSTRSSATYAMWGPWEDGPV from the coding sequence ATGACTCTGGGACGCCGAACCTTTCTCTCGCGGCTGGCTTCCGCCGGGGGGCTTGCCGCGTGTGCGCCATCCCTTGCGGGGCTGGTTGCGTGCGGCAGCGAACGGCGGGGTGAAGCCGTTGACCCGAGTTCGTGGATCATCGAGCCATACGGCCCGCTGGTGCGCTCTCCGGACTGCCCCGAACTCGAGATCGCCGAGCACCTTCACTGCGTGCGGCTGAGTTCGGGCGGGGTTCCCTCGCCGGTGCGCGAGGGGTTCCTGGTCCCGAACGCGTTCGATGGGATGGCGGCGTTCCCGATGGCGAACGGCAACGTGCGCCTCATCCGGAATCACGAGATGACCGACCCGCCGGAGTCGGCGCGGCCGATCGGCTCGCCGGCCTACGACGACGCCGGGAGCGGCGGCACGACTTCGCTCGAGGTGCGCATCACCGGGGAGGGCGAGGGCCTGCGCGCGGAGCTGGTGGACGAGTTTGCGTCACTCGCGGGCACTCGCGTGAACTGCGCGGGCGGTCCGACCCCCTGGGGAAGCTGGCTGTCGTGCGAAGAAACCACGGAGGGGCGGGGTGATGGTTTCCAAAGGCCCCACGGGTACATCTTCGAAGTGCCCGTCGACGCCACCGGCCCCGTGGATCCGGTGCCCCTCACGGCCATGGGCCGCTTCGTGCACGAGGCGGTGGCGGTCGATCCGGAGACGGGGATCGTGTACGAGACGGAGGACACCTGGTACGTGCCGCTCGTCCCCAATCGGCCCGGCGCCGGGCTCTATCGGTTCATTCCGCGCGAGCCCGGGGTGCTTGCCGCTGGAGGGAGACTGCAGATGATGGCGGTCACCGGGGAGCCCGGCTACCTGACCGCCCGCAACCAGACTGCGGGTACGGTCCTGCCCGTCCACTGGGTCGACATCGACGACCCGGATCCCGAAGACGCCGGGCGCGACGAGCTGGCGGTGTTCCGGCAGGGGCTCGCGAAGGGAGGAGCCCGCTTCGCCCGCCTGGAGGGGGCCTTCCATGGGGACGGCGGCATCTACGTGGTCTCCACCAACGGCGGCGACGCAACCTCCGGGCAGGTCTTCCACTACCGGCCGACCTCCGCCGACCAGGGCGAGCTGACGCTCGTGTTCGAGTCGCCCGCGCCGGAGGTGCTGGACAGTCCGGACAACATCGTGCTCAGCCCGCGCGGCGGGCTGGTCATGTGCGAGGACGGAAGCGGCGAGCAGCACGTGCGCGCGCTCGACCGGGAGGGCAGGATCGTCAACCTGGCACGCGCGCCGCTGGGGCCGGAGGGAGGGACGGCCGGCGAGTTCGCGGGCTCCTGCTTCAGCCCGGACGGGCGCGTGCTGTTCTTCAACCAGCAGGGCGGGCGCCGCGCGGGCAGCACCCGGTCGAGCGCCACCTACGCGATGTGGGGACCGTGGGAGGACGGGCCCGTATGA
- a CDS encoding DUF58 domain-containing protein, translating into MARTAVRPTGPGTGFIDPQVLGRIHNLELLARTVVDGFISGLHRAPFLGLSVDFAEHRQYMPGDDIRRIDWRLFARSDRFYLKHYEADSNANFLVVLDISRSMTFQQDGISKLDYGRYLAACLTYFSRQQRDRVGLLTIAGEIVDYIPPAAGHLDLVLHAIDRIEAGGAGTLAEPLFELTGRIGRRGIMVVISDFYEEPQAVVDAVKDLRYAGHDVIVFHLLDPAELDFPFERPASFQDLESEARLPVVPGRLREGYRELIRDHTETLSRRFVEHRIDYALFNTGTPLDYALFSYLSARQRLTRVR; encoded by the coding sequence ATGGCGCGCACCGCCGTCCGCCCGACCGGTCCGGGGACCGGGTTCATCGACCCGCAGGTCCTCGGGCGCATCCACAACCTCGAGCTGCTGGCGCGCACGGTGGTGGACGGCTTCATCAGCGGGCTGCACCGGGCCCCCTTCCTGGGGCTCTCGGTCGACTTCGCCGAGCACCGGCAGTACATGCCCGGCGACGACATACGCAGAATCGACTGGCGCCTTTTCGCGCGCAGCGACCGCTTCTACCTGAAGCACTACGAGGCGGATTCGAACGCCAACTTCCTCGTCGTCCTCGACATCTCCCGCTCCATGACCTTCCAGCAGGACGGTATCTCCAAGCTGGACTACGGGCGTTACCTGGCGGCGTGCCTGACGTACTTCTCCAGGCAGCAGAGGGACCGGGTGGGCCTCCTCACCATCGCCGGGGAGATCGTGGACTACATCCCGCCGGCGGCCGGTCACCTCGACCTCGTGCTACACGCCATCGACCGCATCGAGGCCGGGGGCGCCGGCACCCTGGCCGAACCGCTCTTCGAGCTTACCGGCCGCATCGGGCGGCGGGGCATCATGGTGGTGATCTCGGATTTCTACGAGGAGCCCCAGGCGGTGGTGGACGCGGTGAAGGATCTGCGCTACGCCGGCCACGACGTCATCGTCTTCCATCTTCTGGATCCCGCCGAGCTCGACTTTCCCTTTGAGAGGCCGGCAAGCTTCCAGGACCTCGAGTCCGAGGCGCGCCTGCCCGTGGTGCCGGGGCGGCTCCGGGAGGGGTACCGCGAACTCATCCGCGACCACACCGAGACGCTGTCGCGACGTTTCGTCGAGCACCGTATCGACTACGCGCTCTTCAACACGGGGACGCCCCTCGACTACGCCCTCTTCAGCTACCTGTCCGCACGCCAGAGGCTGACCCGAGTCCGATGA
- a CDS encoding tetratricopeptide repeat protein — protein sequence MKAGFQPRSLMRAAFLLALAIAPSVAAPLAAQAEASALAALESGEYDDAIRQLRRLARGRDATVAVHRALARALALVGRYEAAEEAARDGRDRYGAALENVLGEVLVELGRHQEAAASFRAAMAGGADDQVTARVNLAELQLRTGQRDEAMRTFDAFIDFYNRTASLSSAELTAVGIAVRHLGVEESPLLQDALRAYDEAVAADPSNPEPHLRTGQLFLDTYRSPDARESYQQVLARNPRHPQAILGMALAHEFDGSPEAMGTARSALEINPDLVPARTLLARLHLRLEDYPAAEEEARAALEVNPSSLEALSVLAATFFLRDRHEDFGAVREQVRALNPEYPGLLTTVADMAVQTRRYADAVTLAAEAVDIDPYSWKARGILGINQLRVGAIEEGQAELERAFAGDPFNPWYKNTLDLLDTFERYRITETEHFIIAIDGREAELLAPLVAELAEQTYQALAERYQYEPPTPIRLELFPSHADFSVRTVGLAGLGALGVSFGSVVAMDSPSARDRGEFNWASTLWHEIAHVFHLALSNHRVPRWLAEGFAVYEQRRGAPSWGHNLNPGFLIAYNQGRVLPVSQLNNGFVRPSYGDQVVHSYYQASLVCELIARDHGPEALVAMLREYAAGATTEEVFERVLGTEIERFDRIFTDYFEDRFAGSLAAVEPLPALGERGSRAPDEVARLAAAHPGNFIAQMAMGAQLFDEERFDEAEEYLARARDLFPEYAGPGSPGWLLARIHIQRGDSGGALRELEALTSIDESFLEANLEESQLREAAGDGTGAIEALQRAVNIYPFDEETHGRLAELAAGRALHPVAVRAREALVALDPVDMAGALYQLALAQYQAGDVASARRTVLRALERAPNFEAAQDLLMTLRGSPETQPW from the coding sequence GTGAAGGCCGGATTCCAGCCGCGGTCGCTGATGCGCGCCGCGTTCCTGCTGGCGCTCGCGATTGCTCCTTCCGTGGCCGCGCCGCTGGCTGCGCAGGCCGAGGCGAGCGCGCTCGCGGCGCTGGAGAGCGGGGAGTACGACGACGCCATCCGCCAGTTGCGGCGGCTCGCGCGCGGCCGTGACGCCACCGTGGCCGTGCATCGAGCGCTCGCAAGAGCACTCGCCCTGGTGGGACGATACGAGGCGGCGGAGGAAGCGGCCCGTGACGGCCGCGACCGTTACGGTGCCGCGCTCGAAAACGTGCTCGGCGAAGTGCTGGTGGAACTGGGGCGCCATCAGGAGGCGGCGGCCAGCTTCCGCGCGGCGATGGCGGGCGGGGCCGACGACCAGGTCACCGCCCGCGTAAACCTTGCGGAGTTGCAGCTGCGCACCGGCCAGCGCGACGAAGCCATGCGCACCTTCGACGCCTTCATCGACTTCTACAACCGGACCGCCTCGCTGTCGTCCGCCGAGCTCACCGCGGTGGGCATCGCCGTGCGCCATCTGGGGGTCGAGGAATCGCCACTGCTGCAGGACGCGCTGCGGGCCTACGACGAGGCCGTGGCCGCCGACCCGTCCAACCCGGAACCGCACCTGCGTACGGGACAGCTCTTCCTCGATACCTACCGGAGTCCCGACGCACGCGAATCGTATCAGCAGGTGCTCGCCCGCAATCCCCGTCATCCGCAGGCGATCCTGGGGATGGCCCTGGCGCACGAATTCGACGGCTCGCCCGAGGCCATGGGCACGGCGCGGAGCGCCCTCGAAATCAACCCCGACCTGGTCCCGGCCCGGACGTTGCTGGCGCGCCTGCATCTGCGTCTGGAGGACTACCCGGCGGCCGAGGAGGAGGCGCGCGCCGCCCTGGAGGTGAACCCGTCGTCGCTGGAGGCGCTCTCGGTGCTCGCGGCCACCTTCTTCCTGCGCGACCGCCACGAAGACTTCGGGGCGGTGCGGGAGCAGGTGCGCGCGCTGAACCCGGAGTACCCCGGTCTTCTCACCACGGTGGCCGACATGGCGGTGCAGACCCGCCGCTACGCGGACGCGGTCACGCTCGCCGCCGAAGCCGTGGACATCGATCCCTACTCGTGGAAGGCACGCGGCATCCTGGGCATCAACCAGCTGCGGGTGGGCGCGATAGAGGAGGGCCAGGCCGAACTGGAGCGGGCCTTCGCGGGCGATCCCTTCAACCCGTGGTACAAGAACACCCTCGATCTGCTCGACACCTTCGAGCGCTATCGCATCACCGAGACCGAGCACTTCATCATCGCCATCGACGGTCGGGAAGCGGAGCTGCTGGCCCCGTTGGTGGCCGAGCTGGCCGAGCAGACCTACCAGGCCCTGGCCGAGCGCTACCAGTACGAACCGCCCACACCGATCCGGCTCGAACTCTTTCCCAGCCATGCGGACTTCTCCGTGCGCACGGTCGGGCTCGCCGGCCTCGGGGCGCTGGGAGTGAGCTTCGGCTCGGTGGTGGCCATGGATTCCCCGTCCGCGCGCGACCGGGGCGAGTTCAACTGGGCGTCGACCCTCTGGCACGAGATCGCACACGTCTTTCATCTCGCGCTCTCCAACCACCGCGTGCCGCGCTGGCTGGCGGAGGGGTTCGCCGTCTACGAGCAGCGCCGCGGGGCGCCCTCCTGGGGACACAACCTGAACCCGGGCTTTCTGATCGCCTACAACCAGGGGCGGGTCCTGCCGGTCAGCCAACTCAACAACGGCTTCGTGCGCCCGAGCTATGGAGACCAGGTGGTCCACTCCTACTACCAGGCGTCCCTGGTCTGCGAGTTGATCGCGCGCGATCACGGGCCCGAGGCGCTCGTGGCCATGCTCCGCGAGTACGCGGCGGGCGCCACCACCGAGGAGGTGTTCGAACGGGTGCTGGGCACGGAGATCGAGCGCTTCGACCGGATCTTCACGGATTACTTCGAGGATCGCTTTGCCGGGTCGCTGGCGGCGGTCGAGCCCCTGCCCGCGCTGGGTGAACGGGGCTCGCGCGCTCCCGACGAAGTGGCGCGACTGGCGGCGGCTCACCCCGGCAACTTCATCGCGCAGATGGCGATGGGTGCGCAGCTCTTCGACGAGGAGAGGTTCGACGAGGCCGAGGAGTACCTGGCCCGCGCCCGCGACCTGTTCCCGGAGTACGCGGGACCGGGTAGCCCGGGCTGGCTGCTCGCGCGCATCCACATCCAGCGGGGCGACAGCGGCGGTGCGCTGCGCGAGCTCGAGGCCCTCACCAGCATCGACGAGTCCTTCCTGGAGGCGAATCTGGAAGAGTCGCAACTCAGGGAAGCGGCCGGGGACGGGACGGGGGCCATCGAGGCCCTGCAGCGGGCCGTGAACATCTACCCGTTCGACGAGGAGACCCACGGCCGGCTGGCCGAACTGGCCGCCGGTCGGGCGCTCCATCCCGTCGCGGTGCGCGCGCGCGAAGCTCTGGTGGCGCTCGATCCCGTGGACATGGCCGGGGCGCTCTACCAGCTGGCACTGGCGCAGTACCAGGCCGGCGACGTGGCCAGCGCCCGCCGCACGGTGCTGCGCGCGCTGGAGCGGGCGCCCAACTTCGAAGCCGCCCAGGACCTGCTGATGACCCTGCGCGGCAGCCCGGAGACACAACCATGGTGA